In Corylus avellana chromosome ca2, CavTom2PMs-1.0, the following proteins share a genomic window:
- the LOC132171037 gene encoding protein ecdysoneless homolog — MAATPEPDSIFSQQNSRLPDDTVFYAIFPDFALNPNTTPPEPSSFQSLHLQILQSISPYTKDYLWQHEPFSLSLSSQSQPSCLCSSDIPHLHGKLRFGDNLDDEWFAVFLLFHISATFPSVSVRVWDNDGEFLLIEAAFHLPRWLNPDTSPNRVFIRQNHLHIVPKHRTPNPSLPDSLRFVINFGDESRAPESVQSAVKSKISEYPERARKNMFSVRVRVPVAVAQVLRHEPCLISLAVEGFYDRDIDAMKHAARMERFAPRGREEELVRVSVRMSRAMYAQLVQQTFSAPKCYPMPDRTDKAAYLEAELGMKIACGFEMVYQMRRREGLEGKGSTWEAYRESLESSGYFEGLVPGSKEYRRLMQNAEEYYRNSSLFSRASEMLSAPVRRIDEILALLHLADDFKGQEVPPSDDDSWLYNGEDELNSALLERQKEMDLYNNSKHKKKQKGKEDTGPSSSSNVDEAALGDIAKTMQDFVHKVSSYKGAEVPEDRNLKEVDLNVDRFIQEMESVMKRQGFADAGSDVDIEEGSTSDFDMDEFEDESDTAEPSEDNEDREDSFLRSYSDAMNEELKTTSLTKSFVRANEQAPKKDEGKSNGTEDMEEDFSPVDVDVNLVKSFLDSFSSQQGLPGPASNLLGLMGVQLPHDDKKGK, encoded by the exons ATGGCCGCTACTCCAGAACCTGACTCCATCTTCTCCCAACAGAACTCCAGGCTCCCAGACGACACCGTATTCTACGCCATATTCCCCGACTTCGCTCTTAATCCCAACACTACCCCTCCTGAGCCCTCCTCTTTCCAATCCCTCCACCTCCAAATCCTACAATCTATCTCGCCTTACACCAAAGACTATCTCTGGCAGCACGAGcccttctctctctcgctctcgtCCCAATCCCAACCCTCCTGCCTCTGCTCCTCCGATATCCCCCACCTCCACGGCAAGCTCCGCTTCGGCGATAACCTCGACGACGAATGGTTCGCCGTGTTCCTCCTCTTCCACATCTCCGCCACTTTCCCTTCCGTCTCGGTCCGAGTCTGGGACAACGACGGCGAGTTCCTTCTCATAGAGGCGGCCTTCCACCTTCCCCGCTGGCTCAACCCTGATACCAGCCCCAACCGCGTCTTCATTCGCCAAAACCACCTCCATATCGTCCCGAAACATCGTACTCCAAATCCGAGTTTACCTGATTCGCTCCGGTTCGTGATAAATTTTGGCGACGAATCGCGCGCGCCGGAGTCGGTTCAGTCCGCGGTGAAGAGTAAGATATCAGAGTACCCGGAGCGGGCGAGGAAGAACATGTTCTccgttagggttagggttcCTGTGGCGGTGGCGCAGGTGTTGAGGCACGAGCCCTGCCTGATCTCCCTTGCGGTGGAGGGGTTCTACGACCGAGACATCGACGCAATGAAGCACGCAGCGAGAATGGAGAGGTTCGCgccgagagggagagaggaggagCTAGTTCGGGTCTCGGTGAGGATGTCGAGGGCCATGTACGCGCAACTGGTGCAACAGACATTTTCGGCGCCGAAGTGTTACCCGATGCCGGATCGGACCGATAAGGCTGCGTATTTGGAGGCCGAGTTGGGAATGAAGATCGCGTGCGGGTTCGAGATGGTTTATCAGATGAGACGGAGGGAGGGTTTGGAAGGGAAGGGGAGCACGTGGGAGGCGTATAGGGAGAGCTTGGAGAGTAGTGGGTACTTTGAAGGATTGGTTCCTGGGTCCAAAGAGTATCGGAGGTTGATGCAGAACGCCGAGGAGTATTACCGCAATAGTTCATTGTTTTCGAGGGCCAG TGAAATGTTGAGTGCTCCGGTGAGACGAATTGATGAAATTCTTGCTTTGCTCCATTTGGCGGATGATTTTAAGGGTCAGGAGGTTCCTCCTTCTGATGATGATTCTTGGCTTTACAACGGAGAGGACGAGTTGAACTCTGCTCTTCTTGAGAGGCAAAAGGAGATGGACCTCtataataattcaaaacataaaaagaaacagaaaggGAAGGAAGATACTGGTCCTTCTTCCAGTTCTAATGTTGATGAGGCTGCTCTTGGTGATATAGCTAAAACCATGCAGGATTTTGTCCATAAGGTTTCAAGCTATAAGGGAGCTGAGGTTCCTGAAGACAG GAACCTGAAAGAAGTGGACCTTAATGTTGACCGTTTTATTCAAGAAATGGAATCAGTAATGAAGCGCCAAGGTTTTGCGGATGCTGGCAGTGATGTTGATATTGAAGAAGGGTCCACGTCTGACTTTGATATGG ATGAGTTTGAAGATGAGAGTGATACTGCAGAACCCTCTGAGGACAACGAGGATAGAGAGGATTCTTTCTTGCGTTCCTACTCTGATGCTATGAATGAAGAGCTGAAGACCACCTCCCTCACAAAAAGTTTTGTTCGTGCTAATGAGCAAGCGCCAAAGAAGGATGAG GGAAAATCAAATGGCACAGAAGATATGGAGGAGGATTTCAGTCCTGTGGATGTGGATGTGAACCTTGTAAAGAGCTTTCTTGATTCCTTTTCTTCCCAACAAGGACTTCCCGGTCCTGCTTCCAATTTGCTTGGGCTCATGGGTGTACAGCTCCCACATGATGACAAGAAGGGCAAATGA